The following are encoded together in the Anaerostipes caccae L1-92 genome:
- a CDS encoding cobyrinate a,c-diamide synthase — MKIDRLLFTAPQSAGGKTMVTCGILAALGEMGKKAVSFKCGPDYIDPMFHRKAVGTDAWNLDPFLTAASALRSLLARHAKDADLAVIEGVMGYYDGLGGTTAKASAYELCSITGTPAVLIVDAKGMSTSVLAQIHGFLSWKKDSGIRGVLLNRISPMLYPRMKQLIEERLDIPVAGYVPEVPDCVFKSRHLGLVMPDEIKDIKEKLHRLAGIMRETIDWDTLFRIAQGASFLEAEDETDSFENTSFSKVRIGLAKDEAFCFMYRENLELLSDMGAELVFFSPIHDRHLPKDLDGLIFYGGYPELYGMELEENHVMRRETASAVSSGLPCMAECGGFLYLHREMEDKDGIFREMAGVIPGKAYKEDRLSRFGYISLRQNSGSLFGTSPAELTAHEFHYYDSDCCGQDFYAKKPVGNRGWECIYASDTLFAGFPHFYYYGCPELPKAFLRKCRQYQTEKRR; from the coding sequence GTGAAGATTGACAGACTCTTATTTACGGCCCCGCAGAGTGCAGGAGGGAAGACGATGGTGACCTGCGGCATTCTTGCCGCCCTTGGAGAGATGGGGAAAAAGGCGGTATCCTTTAAGTGCGGGCCGGATTATATTGACCCGATGTTTCACCGGAAAGCAGTCGGAACCGATGCCTGGAATTTGGATCCTTTTCTGACAGCGGCTTCGGCACTCAGATCCCTGCTGGCCCGCCATGCCAAAGACGCCGATCTGGCTGTGATAGAGGGCGTCATGGGGTATTATGACGGCCTCGGAGGGACAACGGCAAAAGCCAGCGCATATGAACTGTGCAGCATCACAGGAACTCCTGCAGTCCTGATTGTCGATGCAAAAGGGATGAGTACTTCTGTCCTGGCACAGATTCATGGCTTTTTATCATGGAAAAAGGACAGCGGCATCCGAGGGGTCCTTCTAAACCGGATATCTCCGATGCTCTATCCCCGGATGAAACAATTGATCGAGGAACGGCTGGACATCCCGGTTGCAGGCTATGTGCCGGAAGTCCCGGACTGTGTGTTTAAAAGCCGTCACCTCGGTCTTGTGATGCCGGATGAAATCAAGGATATCAAAGAGAAGCTTCACCGTCTTGCGGGTATTATGAGAGAAACTATCGACTGGGATACATTATTTAGAATTGCGCAAGGTGCCTCTTTCCTGGAGGCAGAAGATGAAACGGATTCTTTTGAGAACACATCGTTTTCCAAGGTAAGGATCGGGCTTGCAAAAGATGAAGCCTTCTGTTTTATGTACAGAGAAAATTTAGAACTGCTCAGTGACATGGGAGCGGAACTTGTATTTTTTTCGCCTATTCATGACAGACACCTGCCTAAAGATTTGGACGGACTGATCTTTTACGGCGGTTATCCGGAACTTTACGGAATGGAACTTGAGGAAAATCATGTGATGAGACGAGAGACTGCATCTGCTGTGTCTTCCGGGCTTCCATGTATGGCCGAATGCGGAGGCTTTCTGTATCTTCACAGGGAGATGGAGGACAAAGACGGTATTTTCAGGGAAATGGCAGGCGTGATTCCGGGAAAGGCATATAAAGAGGACCGTCTTTCACGGTTCGGATATATCTCTCTGAGACAGAACTCTGGCAGCTTGTTTGGAACCAGTCCTGCAGAGCTTACGGCTCACGAGTTTCATTATTATGATTCCGACTGCTGCGGGCAGGACTTTTATGCCAAAAAACCAGTGGGAAACAGAGGCTGGGAATGTATCTACGCATCCGATACTTTGTTTGCAGGTTTTCCTCATTTTTATTACTATGGCTGTCCGGAGCTTCCAAAGGCATTTTTAAGGAAATGCCGTCAATACCAGACGGAAAAGAGGAGATAA
- a CDS encoding adenosylcobinamide-GDP ribazoletransferase: MKQLWNSFKIAFSMYSRIPVPKSEWTKEYMKYTLCFFPAVGGIVGLLVICWSDFSSFLNLGILARTAGLALIPVIVTGGIHMDGFMDTADALGSCRDREKKLLILKDPHCGAFAVLSCVGYFIAYGGALSEIGRGNLLILSWGFVLSRALSAFSIASFPMAKETGLAASFSGTAHKRAVRGVSAVTAAGSAAAMCLLNPAAGLLCIGGAILSFAWYYRMSMKQFGGITGDLAGWFLQICELSAAICLAVIEKIM, translated from the coding sequence ATGAAGCAGCTTTGGAACAGCTTTAAAATCGCATTTTCCATGTATTCCAGGATTCCTGTGCCGAAAAGTGAGTGGACAAAAGAATATATGAAATATACCCTTTGTTTTTTTCCGGCAGTTGGGGGGATTGTGGGGCTTCTTGTCATCTGCTGGTCCGATTTCAGCAGCTTTTTGAACTTGGGTATCCTGGCCCGCACTGCCGGCCTGGCTCTGATCCCGGTCATTGTCACCGGAGGCATCCACATGGATGGATTCATGGATACCGCAGACGCTTTAGGGTCCTGCCGGGACAGAGAAAAAAAGCTGCTGATTTTAAAAGATCCCCACTGCGGAGCATTTGCCGTTCTCTCATGCGTGGGTTATTTTATTGCTTATGGAGGCGCCCTCAGTGAGATCGGAAGAGGAAATCTTTTGATTCTTTCCTGGGGATTCGTGCTGTCACGGGCGCTGAGTGCCTTTTCCATCGCATCTTTTCCCATGGCAAAAGAAACAGGGCTTGCGGCATCCTTTTCGGGGACTGCCCACAAAAGAGCGGTGCGCGGAGTCTCGGCTGTGACAGCGGCAGGGTCTGCGGCCGCCATGTGTCTCTTAAATCCTGCTGCCGGACTTTTGTGTATTGGAGGAGCCATTTTATCCTTTGCCTGGTATTACCGGATGTCGATGAAACAGTTTGGCGGCATTACAGGAGATCTCGCAGGGTGGTTTCTGCAGATATGTGAGCTGTCTGCGGCCATATGCCTGGCCGTAATAGAGAAAATAATGTAA
- a CDS encoding pyridoxal phosphate-dependent aminotransferase, translating to MKKHIHGGDIYRHGHITDFSANVNPLGTPESVKEAVRKSAEGIEHYPDVHCSKLKKALSEWEQVPESWLICGNGAADLIFALTLALKPKKALILAPTFAEYEQALKSVGCQITYFYLTEQEEFRVTEKILSEITPALDMVFLCNPNNPTGELTDREMLLKLSQKCREHQVFFAVDECFLDFVPKGQDYELAGCLKYNRHIFLLKAFTKRYAMAGLRLGYGICSDEKVLLKMTEVTQPWRVSSPAQAAGTAALSEQSYLKRSVRFVSEQKHILKKALEEAGFRIYGSRANYIFFKGPEDFYEYCLSNQILIRNCRNYEGLSKGWFRIAVRTEEENRRFIRTLQAFTKGETAWQRQS from the coding sequence ATGAAGAAACATATACACGGGGGAGATATTTACCGTCACGGGCATATAACTGATTTTTCCGCCAATGTAAATCCTCTTGGAACGCCGGAGAGTGTCAAAGAAGCTGTTCGGAAATCGGCCGAAGGAATCGAACATTACCCGGACGTTCACTGCAGCAAATTAAAAAAGGCATTATCAGAGTGGGAACAGGTTCCTGAGTCCTGGCTGATCTGCGGCAACGGCGCTGCAGATCTTATTTTCGCCCTGACACTGGCGTTAAAGCCTAAGAAAGCTTTGATCTTAGCTCCGACCTTCGCAGAATATGAACAGGCACTGAAAAGTGTGGGCTGTCAGATAACCTATTTTTATTTGACAGAACAGGAAGAATTCCGTGTGACAGAGAAGATCCTTTCAGAAATCACACCGGCTTTGGATATGGTGTTTTTGTGCAATCCAAACAATCCCACAGGAGAACTGACCGACAGGGAAATGCTGCTGAAACTCTCACAAAAGTGCAGAGAACATCAGGTATTTTTTGCAGTGGACGAGTGTTTCCTGGATTTTGTCCCGAAAGGACAGGACTATGAACTGGCAGGCTGCCTGAAATATAACCGCCATATTTTTTTGCTGAAAGCATTTACAAAGCGCTATGCCATGGCCGGTCTCCGTCTCGGGTACGGTATCTGTTCCGACGAAAAGGTCCTTTTAAAAATGACGGAAGTGACCCAGCCATGGAGAGTGTCGTCTCCTGCCCAGGCCGCAGGAACAGCGGCTTTGTCGGAGCAGTCCTACTTAAAACGGTCAGTCCGGTTCGTGTCTGAACAGAAACATATTTTAAAGAAAGCATTGGAGGAAGCAGGCTTTCGAATTTACGGGTCCAGAGCCAACTATATATTTTTCAAAGGCCCGGAGGATTTCTATGAATATTGTCTCTCAAATCAAATTCTGATCAGGAATTGCCGGAATTATGAGGGGCTTTCAAAAGGATGGTTCAGGATCGCAGTCCGGACAGAAGAGGAAAACCGGCGGTTTATCCGGACACTTCAGGCGTTCACGAAAGGAGAAACAGCATGGCAAAGACAATCATGA
- the cbiB gene encoding adenosylcobinamide-phosphate synthase CbiB: MEVRAAALLFGFFLDFLFGDPRWLCHPVRLIGSAISAAEKGIRSVFPQTPRGERAGGILLILLIGSASFALPFFALKILYGWSQAAGFLLESFFCYQLTAARGLKDESMKVYRELTEGSLLGARKAVSMIVGRDTEELTRTGVIKAAVETVAENTSDGVVAPLFYMTLGGVPLMFLYKAINTMDSMVGYKNEQYLNFGRYPAKLDDLANYIPARLSAWFMIAACIFTGNDVPAARRIYRRDKRNHKSPNAAHTEAVTAGALHIQLAGNAWYFGKLYEKPTIGDDLRHPEPEDIKRANGLMYGCSLLAAAVFGIILMCIGWKF; encoded by the coding sequence ATGGAAGTAAGAGCAGCAGCATTATTGTTTGGGTTTTTCCTGGACTTCCTGTTCGGCGATCCCCGCTGGCTCTGTCATCCCGTCCGCCTGATCGGTTCTGCCATATCAGCGGCGGAAAAAGGAATCCGGTCTGTTTTTCCTCAGACACCACGAGGAGAACGGGCGGGAGGAATTCTTCTGATCCTCCTGATCGGGTCCGCATCCTTCGCCCTTCCGTTTTTTGCTTTGAAAATACTGTACGGATGGAGCCAGGCGGCAGGGTTTCTTTTGGAGTCTTTTTTCTGTTATCAGCTGACGGCGGCAAGAGGCTTGAAAGATGAAAGTATGAAAGTTTACAGAGAGCTTACCGAAGGATCTCTTTTAGGGGCCAGAAAGGCAGTTTCCATGATCGTCGGAAGAGATACAGAAGAACTAACCCGGACCGGTGTTATAAAGGCCGCCGTGGAGACCGTGGCGGAAAATACATCGGATGGAGTCGTGGCCCCGTTATTTTATATGACATTAGGCGGTGTTCCGCTGATGTTTCTCTACAAAGCCATCAACACGATGGATTCCATGGTGGGCTATAAGAATGAACAATATCTGAATTTTGGCAGATATCCGGCGAAATTGGATGACCTGGCAAATTATATCCCTGCAAGGCTGTCTGCATGGTTTATGATTGCTGCCTGTATTTTTACCGGAAATGATGTGCCGGCGGCCAGACGGATTTACAGGAGAGACAAAAGAAACCATAAGAGTCCCAATGCTGCCCACACGGAAGCCGTGACAGCGGGAGCCCTGCATATCCAGCTGGCAGGAAATGCCTGGTACTTTGGAAAACTTTATGAAAAACCAACCATAGGCGATGATTTAAGACACCCGGAGCCGGAAGATATAAAAAGAGCCAACGGCCTTATGTACGGATGCAGCCTCTTGGCAGCCGCCGTTTTTGGGATTATACTTATGTGTATCGGATGGAAGTTTTGA
- a CDS encoding histidine phosphatase family protein, with product MIRGYVIRHSMTESNASGRYAGKRTDENLSPEGISLCLDRIYPQTDVVYTSPMRRCIQTAGLLYRGKKPVIREHFAECDFGIFEGKNYIELSDEPKYQEWIDSNGTLPFPGGESREEFQARCLEGFSLCIEHCIQYQYRTFAMVVHGGTIMSILDGFAVPHRDYFDWQVKNLEGYEIETDEKQWVIGSHEIYIRKEGSDIWK from the coding sequence ATGATCAGAGGATACGTGATCCGGCACAGCATGACAGAGAGTAATGCTTCAGGCCGCTATGCTGGAAAAAGAACAGATGAAAATTTAAGCCCGGAAGGGATCTCCTTGTGTCTGGACCGGATATATCCGCAGACAGACGTGGTCTATACAAGCCCTATGAGGCGGTGTATACAGACTGCCGGACTTCTTTACCGCGGGAAAAAGCCGGTGATCCGGGAACATTTCGCTGAGTGTGATTTCGGCATTTTTGAGGGAAAGAACTACATAGAGTTATCCGATGAACCGAAGTATCAGGAATGGATCGACAGCAACGGAACCCTCCCTTTTCCTGGGGGAGAGAGCAGAGAAGAATTTCAGGCCAGGTGTCTTGAAGGGTTTTCTCTATGCATAGAGCACTGCATACAGTATCAATATAGAACTTTTGCAATGGTAGTCCATGGAGGAACGATCATGAGTATTTTAGACGGATTTGCCGTCCCTCACAGGGATTATTTTGACTGGCAGGTAAAAAATCTGGAGGGATATGAAATAGAGACGGATGAGAAACAATGGGTCATAGGCAGTCATGAAATCTATATCAGAAAAGAGGGATCAGACATATGGAAGTAA
- the cobT gene encoding nicotinate-nucleotide--dimethylbenzimidazole phosphoribosyltransferase: protein MDITEISSHITKPDEGAMKRCRKRWDSIAKPLHSLGKLEDLIVKIAGITGSERINLTKKALVCMCADNGVVEEGISQSGQEVTAIVSENMLNGRATSSVMCRHLGADLFAVDVGVACETSLIQKKSGFGTRNMLREPAMSREEAVSAVNAGISMAFELSRKGYCIAATGEMGIGNTATSSAVASVLLDRPAEEMTGRGAGLDDQRLRCKIQVITQAVNLHQPDRKDPLDVLSKVGGFDLAALTGFFLGGAAVRLPIVIDGFISGTAALAAMKICPDAVHYMLPSHKSKEPAAGLLLDALGLDACLDCGMSLGEGTGALMLFPLLDTALDVYEKMSTFDEINVEQYVPLS, encoded by the coding sequence ATGGACATCACAGAAATCAGCAGTCATATCACGAAACCGGATGAAGGCGCCATGAAACGGTGCAGAAAGCGCTGGGACAGCATAGCAAAACCGCTGCACAGCCTTGGAAAGCTGGAAGATCTGATCGTAAAGATCGCGGGGATCACCGGAAGTGAGCGCATCAATCTCACGAAAAAAGCACTGGTTTGTATGTGCGCCGACAACGGAGTCGTGGAAGAGGGAATTTCCCAGTCAGGACAGGAGGTCACGGCGATCGTCTCTGAAAACATGTTAAACGGCAGGGCTACTTCCAGTGTGATGTGCCGGCATCTGGGGGCAGATCTGTTTGCCGTGGACGTGGGAGTCGCATGCGAGACGTCTCTGATTCAAAAGAAATCAGGCTTTGGGACAAGAAATATGCTGAGAGAGCCTGCGATGTCCAGAGAGGAAGCCGTCAGCGCAGTCAATGCGGGAATTTCCATGGCATTTGAACTTTCCCGTAAGGGATATTGTATCGCAGCCACCGGCGAGATGGGAATCGGAAATACGGCCACCAGCAGTGCGGTCGCATCCGTTCTTCTGGACCGGCCGGCAGAAGAAATGACCGGGCGTGGAGCGGGCCTCGATGATCAGAGACTCCGGTGCAAGATTCAGGTGATTACACAGGCAGTAAACCTGCACCAGCCAGACAGGAAGGATCCGCTGGATGTCCTATCCAAAGTCGGCGGTTTTGATCTGGCCGCTCTGACGGGATTCTTCCTGGGCGGAGCGGCAGTAAGACTTCCCATTGTGATCGACGGTTTTATTTCCGGGACAGCGGCTCTGGCGGCAATGAAAATCTGTCCTGACGCAGTCCATTATATGCTTCCTTCCCACAAGTCAAAGGAGCCGGCGGCAGGACTGCTGCTGGATGCGCTTGGTCTGGACGCCTGCCTTGACTGCGGCATGAGCCTTGGAGAAGGGACAGGGGCTCTTATGCTGTTTCCTTTACTGGACACGGCATTGGATGTCTATGAAAAAATGAGCACCTTTGATGAAATCAACGTGGAACAGTATGTTCCTCTCAGCTGA
- a CDS encoding bifunctional adenosylcobinamide kinase/adenosylcobinamide-phosphate guanylyltransferase produces MIIIIGGAFQGKKQYAERVTGIPGNQMTDGADCSLEEIYSCQCLYHFHEWVRRKLPDIKDYEQEARKIFEANPELVLIANELGCGVVPANAFDRNFRETEGRLLTCLAGMSSEVHRVVCGIGTVIKG; encoded by the coding sequence ATGATCATCATCATAGGAGGAGCATTTCAAGGAAAAAAACAATATGCGGAAAGGGTCACCGGCATTCCGGGAAATCAGATGACAGACGGAGCGGATTGTTCTTTGGAGGAGATTTATTCCTGCCAATGCCTGTATCATTTTCATGAATGGGTCAGGCGGAAACTGCCGGATATAAAGGATTATGAACAGGAAGCCAGGAAAATTTTTGAGGCAAACCCGGAGCTGGTCCTTATAGCTAATGAACTCGGCTGCGGTGTTGTGCCGGCGAATGCATTTGACCGGAATTTCAGGGAGACAGAGGGAAGGCTTCTTACCTGTCTGGCCGGGATGAGCAGTGAAGTGCACCGGGTCGTGTGCGGAATAGGGACGGTGATAAAGGGATGA
- a CDS encoding bifunctional adenosylcobinamide kinase/adenosylcobinamide-phosphate guanylyltransferase — MFTLVTGGSGSGKSEYAESLADSWNDPKIYIATMMPFDEETRKKIQRHREMRRDKGFVTLECFTGLSDLCLPEECHVLLDCMSNLTANEMFTEEGAGADTRASILSGIEHLLASAEDVCIVTNEIFSDGIEYGAETILYQKYLGDLNCRMAEMADRVVEVVCGIPLRQKG; from the coding sequence ATGTTTACCTTAGTCACCGGCGGCAGCGGCAGCGGAAAATCAGAATATGCAGAGAGTCTTGCAGATTCCTGGAACGATCCGAAAATCTATATAGCAACGATGATGCCGTTTGATGAGGAGACCAGAAAGAAGATCCAAAGACACCGGGAGATGAGACGGGACAAAGGGTTTGTCACCTTAGAATGTTTTACCGGCCTTTCTGATCTCTGTCTTCCTGAGGAGTGCCATGTGCTGCTGGACTGTATGTCAAACCTTACGGCCAACGAAATGTTTACAGAAGAGGGAGCAGGTGCTGATACAAGAGCATCCATTCTTTCCGGTATAGAACATCTTCTGGCATCTGCAGAGGATGTATGTATTGTCACAAATGAGATTTTTTCAGACGGAATAGAATATGGAGCCGAAACGATCCTCTATCAGAAATATCTTGGGGATTTAAACTGCCGGATGGCAGAAATGGCAGACCGGGTGGTGGAAGTAGTATGCGGGATTCCGCTGAGACAGAAAGGATGA